Below is a genomic region from Pogoniulus pusillus isolate bPogPus1 unplaced genomic scaffold, bPogPus1.pri scaffold_72_arrow_ctg1, whole genome shotgun sequence.
agcagcctctgcccgtgctgctggcactgccaggggctcTGCGAGAGCTGAGGGAgcgcagcagaggagctgagtgtTGCCAGGGAGAAGCCACCGTGCCgagagggcaggagcagttACCCCcgagccaggctctgcagctgctccccttCTGCATGCCTGAGAGATCCCCTgcccgggcagcccctgcccagcctggctcccgGCCAGGTCCATGTGCAGACTGCACCACACCGGCCTTGGGGGAGGCGTTCTGGGGGTGGCCCAGACCACACCTCCCCGTGCCCTGCATctggagggctgctgctggggtagggcaggtctgcctctgtgccaccttgctgctctggcaccttgttttccttgctccaccctcctcccctgctcctgggCCAGACACCAGGCTGAGGCATCGGGCAATGCCATTTACACCACTCCTACCCCTCTGCCCCGTTCTGCAGCCCAGAACGGCTCCAACCCAGCCCAGGACGGCTCCAACCCGACCCAGGACGGCTCCAGAGGGAGTTCCCTTGCCGGCTGAGGTGCACAgcaccagagcagtgctgtgtggaAGGGAGCTGCACTCCGCACCAGAGAGCGGCTGTGGCTGGGAGCCTGCACCGGAGGGGGCCCTCGCCGGTGACTCAGCAGCTCCATCTCCACGCAGCCTCCGCTAGCAGCAGGTTTGCTCAGCCCCGGGCACGTCGGGCGCGGGAGGAATGAGCAGCCGGTGCCGCGGGGCGGCTGCGGCGCTGCCACATCCAGCGCCGGTACCTGCACAGAGCCCTAGGCACAGCCAGCAAGGCGGCCAAAGCCCTccagctgccttgctgctgcgGATGGGGGCTACGAGAGtgctgccctggagcagcagcagcaccccacaGCACTCCTGCAGCGCTCGGGGAGGGCTGCCCGGGAGGCCAGAAAGCAGCTCCCCCCTTGCTGTCAAACTGGCACTGCACCCGTGGCCAAGCAACCCCCCAGCAGGCGAGGAGGGCACAaaggggcagaggagctgcaggcattagcgagaggagggctgggaggagcgCAGCGAGCCGAGGGGGAGTAGGAGGCCAGCAAGGCTGAGCCGTGGGCGGGTGAGAGGCACATAAAGGCAGGCAGATGACACAGCCCAGGCGTGAGTCAAACGCTGAGGCAGGGAACAATCCACAGAGGCTGTCCCAGAGCCTCTTCATTCACTCGGCAGCTTCTGCAAATGCcactgtgccagggctgtgccacagaACCGGCAGCCCCCCTGCGGGGCTCAGTGagccaggagctgaggctggagcccTGTGCTGACACAGAGGCAGGCCAGGGGGCATTCAGGCTGTGCAGAAGGTGGCAGGGCAGTGACTCTGCAAaccctgccaggggctggggcacaCTTAcgggcagctctgggctcccagggtcctgctgtgctcctgtgggCGCAGCCTCGTCTCCtcaggggctggcactgctgcccccaCCGCAGGGACCTCTGCCTCCCACACACCTGCACGACAGGGAGAGACAGaagtcaccttcctgggcagctggggccaggcgcccacagagcccagctggcagctgccgcagggcagcacacacagcagcgcTGGGCACTCAGCCCACCCTGCCGTGGGcactctcctcagcagccacagGCCAAGGCACTGCGCCTGGCAAACAGACTCGGGGACACCTCTGCTGCTCCGACTGCCAACCTTCCCCACACTCcccacttctgctcctgcatggcACCTCCTCAACTCCGGggccccctgggcagcaggcacTCAGCTTTGCCCCTCGGCCTCCAACACTGCTCTCTAATTACCCTGTCTGGGCGCCACGAGGAGGTGAGGGGCTGCCACCAACCCTGTGgcaccctgagctgcagctggagcaaggggcacgctgctggcacagcaccagcaaGGACTGGGGAAGGGATGAGGAGGGCAGGAGAAGAGCTAAGGAAATGATGGTCTGTGGAGGCCAAGCAGcctgctgagcccagctcccagtgctgtgccaggagctgctgtgccaggagccgATGTGCCGTAGCTTGTGCAGCCACCTGGGCTCTGTGGAGCCCTgcttggaggtgctgcagtgcccgGGCTCTGGCGCTGCTGCGGGCATGCGGCTGGCACCGGCTGCTCTGcgggcagacagcagcaggacgTGCGGGAGATGCCGATGCCACCgctgcctccctgcccacctCTAGCGGCTGTCCAGCGGGTGGCAGCGTGCCCATGGCGCTGCAGCCTGCGCCCAGAACTCCAGGCTCTGGGAGAGAAGCGCTGGGCCTGGCAGGCggcaggctgcctgctggcaccGTGAGCCAGCCAGGGGcagccaggagccaggctgggctgtgccggGGGTGCGGGCTCGGTGCTACAGacctcacctctcagcctccccagctctccagtcacgctagagcctggctgggagctgccatCTGTGCCTCGGCAGCTCATCCCCTGGCTGAGTGGGCACAGGATTGGCACGCAGGGAAGAGACCTTGGCTaaggtgctgagctctgcagctcctgcctggcctgcagaagacacaagtctgctgggtgcctctggcaCAGGGGTGGGGGTGAACGATCCCAGCTAGCCCCCCGGCCCCCCGTGCTTTGCCcccccctcagcagcacctcagGGCAGGCTCTCAGCCGGAATGCCAAGGGCCCATTTGCCAGGGGCCCAGCAGTGCGTGCAGAGAAGCGCTGGGACACAACCAGCCCCTGCCAAGGCAACGGCAAAGCTCCTCCTGCAGGAACCCCCCGGTGCAGAGCCACCCCTCTGGGCACGGCAGAGCGGTGCCAAGTGAGACCACAGGTGCCAGCCACCGTGGCCCTGGCGAGCAGATGGCCGAGCCACGGTGCCAGGAAAggagggtcaggctctgctccaccacctgcctgcagagctgtgcctgctgccagccctgccacgcTCCCCGTGCCCCTGCCTGGCGTGCCCTCACCTCCCAGTGAGGCCTCATGCCAGTGCCGAGCTTTGCCTGGgcaccctgggcaccctgccccCTCTGCCTCTGGCCACTGCCCTTCCACTTGGTGCACTCCCTCCTTGCTCCCTGCCACCTTCTGCTCCTGTCTCTCCCAGgctctccacctcctccacttctCCCCAGCCCCATTTTCAGGCACCGatggccacagctgccctgtGCTCCAGTGGCACCCctggcaggcagtgctgtgccagggcagctgaaaGGACCCAGAGAAAGCCAAGCCAGGAGATGCTAACTCAGCAACTCCCATCAGCACAGACCTGCCActtgcagcctggcaccagccctgcGGAGGGGCCGGTGGGCAGAGAGGGCATCTCTGGGTGGACCtctgaggggctgcaggcagccaagcagcgcacagcaagcagctgtgctggcctcCAGCTACCCCTGGCTGGCCTCCAACTAACCCTGGCTGGCCTCCAGCTACCCCTGGCTGGCCTCCAACTACCCAAGCAAGGCTCCGACAACAAACCCACACCAACAGCTTCTGAAGGCTCCGGCGCCTGAGCCGAGGCCTTCGCCTCCTTCACGGCAGCGCCCAGAGGGAAGTGCACAGCCCTGGGGATGCTCCTGAGCCACAGGCAGGAGATGCTCAACAGCCATGCCTGTGTCCCAGACGGGGcacaggcagccaggggcaggctgcaacccccccagagcagcatctctctgcagggctgagcctgcagagccagcagaggcagggacggTCACCAGGCTCTGTTCCTTCACCTGCGACCCAGCTGGGGATGCCTGCTCAGTCACAATTGTCCACTGGATacctgctgagcttctgctgcagctctcgtGTGGCTTGGTGCCAGGACAGAGATTGGCATCTGCAGCTCTGAACTGAAGCTGCAGGGCTTGCAGGCAGTGCTTGGAGCAGcggcaggctctgccctgctgtggctgctgctttaATGAACTAACCCCACTAATTGGTTTCACTTTCTGACCCTCTCAGTGCCAGTCCTCACCAGGGCACTGgcagagaggctttgccaaACAGATCCCATGAGAGCCCCGGGCTGTGGCACAGGTGAGTCTTTGGCCATTACCCTTAAGAGGAAGCAGGTTCTGGGCAGCAAGGGAGAGCAccgagggcagagctgtgcctgcctgtgctgggtgcagcagagcagccacaggcctggcaggcagggtggcTTGTCCAGCACTGCCACGGCACCaaccagccccagccttggggCAAGCCTTGGCCGAGCCTTGCCGTGCCAGGCAGCGCCGAAGGCAGCGCcgagggcagcctgtggcagctcagctgagctcaCAGTTACGGTCAGAGCCTGTCCCGCTCCACCGCTGTGTCCCCAGCGAGCTCTGGAGGCGCTGGCAGGCATCTTGCTGCGGCctggaagaggaagagcagTGAAAAGGACTGCCAAGAgatgccagctgcagtgctgccagccctgccaagagatgccagctgcagagctgccagccctgctgagagaacccagctgcagagctgccagccctgccaagagatgccagctgcagtgctgccagccctgccaagagatgccagctgcagtgctgccagccctgaaCACAACAATGCATTAACTGATCTGCAAGCaaaactgctgctctgcagtgctcacccccagcccctcctgcccccttgcaCGCAGGGGCTCAGGCTGGCCCTTTGCAGGGGCCAGAAGGGTACCCCCTGcattctctgccctgctgccgaGGTGGGCACCTCCACAACCCCCGGAGGCAGGTCCCACctgtgcagcagcccagcctccGGTGCTGGCAGcgtctcctgggctgcagcctgctcctcagggccCTCTTCCTCCCGccgagagaaggctgaggtctGGCCtggcatcctcctcctcctgctgcacgGTCAGGGAAGGCCCGGGGCCGCCTCCGTCCAACCGCAGCGTGGCCGAGCCCCGGGGCCGCCTCCGTCCAACCGCAGCGTGGCCGAGCCCCGGGGCCGCCTCCGTCCAACCGCAGCGTGGCCGAGCCCCGGGGCCGCCTCCGTCCAACCGCAGCGTGGCCGAGCCCCGGGGCCGCCTCCGTCCAGCCGCAGCGTGGCCGAGCCCCGGGGCCGCCTCCGTCCAACCGCAGCGTGGCCGAGCCCCGGGGCCGCCTCCGTCCAACCGCAGCGTGGCCGAGCCCCGGGGCCGCCTCCGTCCAACCGCAGCGTGGCCGAGCCCCGGGGCCGCCTCCGTCCAACCGCAGCGTGGCCGAGCCCCGGGGCCGCCTCCGTCCAACCGCAGCGTGGCCGAGCCCCGGGGCCGCCTCCGTCCAGCCGCAGCGTGGCCGAGCCCCGGGGCCGCCTCCGTCCAACCGCAGCGTGGCCGAGCCCCGGGGCCGCCTCCGTCCAGCCGCAGCGTGGCCGAGCCCCGGGGCCGCCTCCGTCCAGCCGCAGCGTGGCCGAGCCCCGGGGCCGCCTCCGTCCAACCGCAGCGTGGCCGAGCCCCGGGGCCGCCTCCGTCCCGCCGCAGCGTGGCCGAGCCCCGGGGCCGCCTCCGTCCAGCCGCAGCGTGGCCGAGCCCCGGGGCcgcctcctcttccttccaaggggctccagacctgccgcccccaggcagccccaggCCGCCCCAGCCCCCAggcgctgctgcagcctcccccagACCGCGGCGGCGGACGCGGAGCCGGCGCGGCCCGGCCCGGTCACGGCACTGCCTGCCGCCCCCTCCCCGGCCCCGCGTTCTCTCCGGGGTGCCCCGGGCCCGGCCGGCTCTGCGGGCGCTCGGCGGCTGCCGGTGCGGGGGCTGCCCGGGCACGTTCCCGCCGCGGGACGgggccggtgccggtgccggttCCGGCTCTCTCGTGGGCCGGGTGCGGGCGAGCCGCGATGGGCACAGGGCCGAGGAGAGGCCCGGGGCGGCGCTGCCCCTCCCCTGCTGGTGCTTGGCGGCGGGGCCGGCCCGGCCGACCGGGGGAACTCGTCCGTCCGGTCTGACGGCGGCGGCCGCGGGGCCGTCGGAGCCATGAGAGGGCAGCGAGCGAGGGAGGCAGCGAGCGGCGCCGGGCCCCGCGCACACAGGTGCGACCCACGGAGGctcggggcaggggcagcggcGCCGGGACCCGGCCGCACCTGCCCGGCGGCCCCGGCTCCTCCGCGGCCGGGGGGAGGCGGAGCCCCTgcgcgggccgggccgggcagcGGGGCCGAGCCGCGGGGCCGGGCGCCGGCGGAGCTGTCGGTGCGCCCCGTCGGCAGCGGGGGGCTCGGGGCGGGCAGCGGGGCCGAGCCGGGGCGCCTCGGGGAGTGTCACCTCCGTGTCCCGCCCCGGCGAGCCGTGCCGGGGTCCCGGGGCAGCGGCGCAGCCTCCGTGGGGGCGGAGGTGCAGCGCCATCAATATTGCAGCAGGTGAATGCTCCTGCCGAggacggcggcggcggccgtgACCCGGCGGGCAGTGCcggggctcttctgccaggtgagGCCTTTGCTCCTGTCCGGCCCGGCAGCGCcatggggctgccctgggcactggGTGTGCTGCTAGGGGCACAAcgccagggcagtgcccagcctggTGCCCGACGGACCTTGGCTGTGActgagtggtgcccagctgccctggccGTGCCTTTgtgtgggcagtgcccagctgccccgGCCGTGCCtttgggctgtgcccagctgaccCTGTCTCTCTGTTCCACCCAGAGGCCCCCGCCGGACCCTCGGGAGCCTTCCCCAGCGCCTGCCCAGTCTGTGCCCCtggctgaggagagcagcagcgtTGGCTGGAGGTAAGGCTGCAGCTCCCGTTGGCACCGAGCTctggcacacagcacagcttcGCCGGTTGCCACTGCGGCCTTGGGCTGCTTGCTCTGCCTCTGGCCCTCCGCTGGTCTTTCTTTTCCCCACCCCTGAGGAACAGAGCTCTGTGGGGCGGGGGGGTGTTGTTGCTCGCTGCTCAGCGCTTCTGCAGCCCGGGGAGCAGCAGCGGCTGTGCTGAGCCATCCTCGCTGCAGCAGCCGACGCCAGCAGAGTGCTGtgcgagtccagcccccctggcaCGGGgaaagcagtgctgcacccccagaatcagtgctgccctgtgcccgGAGCGTGAGCAGCATCCCTGGtcagagcctggctggagctgtgttAAATGGAGCAGCTAATGAACGTTTCACCCCGGGCTTGGATGTCAGCAGCGGTGTGAAACCGAAGGAggcaagctgggcagggagctgccggcagcagccagctcctgctaaTGAGTAGCACTGCAGCCACTTGCGCCTGCGGGGGGCTGGATGGAGGgggcccagcagtgccctgggcacaccctggtcTTGTGCAGCCCctgcctctggagctgctgccggCGTCTTGGCTCTGGCTCCCCGCTGAAGGGCCTCTGctggctctcctctgctctcttctcGGGCTTTGACGTTTGTTTCCCCCTTCCAACTGGGGTTCGGGTCTCGAGTGGCATTGGTGCGGGTCGTGGAGCTGCCtgtgggctcctgctgctgctcacagcagggtggctgcttctgtgcctgCCCCGGGGGGCGTTTGTCTCTTTGCTGCCCTGTGGGCGTTCtaaggctgctggggctggcgcTGCGCTGGTCCCTGTGCCCGTGAGGCAGCCggtgcctgtgccagctccttGCCCGTGGCTTGAGGGGCGAGCTGCGAAAGGCCATGGCCGGCTCCGTGCCGAGGGCTCCTGCCCGGGTCAGCCGGACCTGCTCTGCGGCTGTGGCTTTGCTCTGGGGCTGGTCCCGAGGTGCTGCCTGCGCTGGGGCGCGGGCAGGGCGCGGTCGAGTCGGGGTCCGGCGGGGTCGATGCTGCTTTCGTCTGGCCGCTGTTAAAGGAGAGGCTTTGTGCGGGTGTAACTGAGCGCAGGGCATTGGCCGGCGGCGTCTGAAACCTAACCCGGCCCCGGCCGTGGCCTCGGGCAAGTCGCTTAACCTCTCCGTGCCTCTGCGCCCGGCTCTCGCCGCAGCCCTGCCCGggcgccgctgctgccgccgctcccGGGGGCCTCAGCCGGGCAGGCGGAGCGCGGGGAGGCTGCAGGCGAGGGCAGCGTCTGCcggagcaggaggcagggggTAGGGTAAGCAGCGCGCAGCAGAGGGGGCGagtgcaggagggcagcaggtcaGCTGCCTGCGGGCAGGCAGCGGGAAAGGCTGCGGTGGGCTGGCAGACAGGAGCTCCCTCTCGATGGGGAACCTCCGCGGGGCAAAGCTGATTCCCTGCTTGCCCACAAGAGATTAGCTCCGCTCGCTGCACGGCGCAGGCAGCCAGCGCCTGCCCTCCTGCCGTGCTgcgccagctgcagcctcacctgcagaggaggctcccagccagctcctCACCGCGGCGCCTGGGGGCACCGCCTGGGGTGAAGgtcagcagggcagctctgggcgCAGGCGGGAGAGGcgcagcactgctctgggcgcagcagtgctctgggtgcaggcaggagaggtgcagcagtgctctgggtgcagcagtgctctgggcgcaggcaggagaggtgcagcagtgctctgggtgcaggcaggagaggtgcagcagtgctctgggtgcaggcaggagaggtgcagcagtgctctgggcgcaggcaggagaggtgcagcagtgctctgggtgcagcagtgctgtgcaggaAGTGACCTTGGCTTTTGGCTGTTCAAAGGGCCTGCTGCAGCcgggaggctgcccagagaggctgtggagtctcctctggatcctttccaggcctgtctggatgtgttgctgtgtgccctgagctgggttgtgtggccctgccctggcagggggttggactggatgagctcttgggtctcttccaagcgcTCACGTCTGTGAGCTGTGCACAAGaggcagctgctttgctctgctgctgcagcgcgACCCttgagaggcagcagagggctgtggggaagggcagggagaGCCCCTCCCGGCTGGCACAAAGGTTGCAGCTCGCTTATCTTCTGCGGAGCTCGGAGCTCGCCTTGGACTTTAGCTGCGGCAGCCTCTGCTGTCCGCAGGGCAGAGCCCCGGGCAGGCAGAGCCCCGGGCAGGCAgcggctgcaggcagcccctgtgccctgctggtgctgcccCTCCCCGTATGTCGCTCAGTCCCTCCCCGTGTGccacccagcccctccccgTGTGGCTCACAGAGTCGTGGTCAGGTGCAAGCAGCTTAAGTCCAGGTGCCACCTGGCTGGCAAGGGACAGGATgtagtgccagggcaggcagcaggtgacAGTCTGCccgtgcagctggcagctgggagtGGCACAGGTGGAGCGCTGTCTGAGCCgagggcacagcctgagagcagggcagtggcaacagcctggctcacagcctcgctgccagctcctcaggctTAAATAAACCTGGAGAGTGGAGGTGCCAGCCTGGGAGATGCCCTGCTGATGCCCAAgggtgggagtgctgctggcgagctgcaggcagggccaggcacagcctggctgcccgcccctgccaccaccacagggcagcagtgggtccCGAGCGCTGCCGCCGCAcggagcagggcagctgggaggggTCTGCTGCCAACCCGCCCTCGGCCCgggctgccccagggcaccTGCTTGCCAGCAGGGCGTtgtggtggccagcagcaggggggcaggagggggacgCGGTGCCCACTCAACTGCTCCCCCTGGCCTGTAACGCTGGCAGGGCGCTGGCAGCATGAGCTCGGAGCGGGACTCGGAGACCACTCTGGATGAGGACTGGCAGCCCAACGACGAGGAGGTGCCCTACAGCGACGACGAGACGGAGGAGGAGCCTGGCAGCGGGCAGCCCGCGGGCGAGCCGGGGCAGTGCCCTGCCAAGGGGCACGGCCGGGAGGGCTGCCAGGCGCTGCGGAGAGGTGGGCAGTGGCACAGCCTGGAGGAGCCTTGCTGGCAGGTGGCCCCTTGGCGGGGCTTGGTGGCCGGGGCGGGCTGGGGGCTAGGGCGGCCGGGCTGGCACGGCAGGCACCGGGGTGCCGGCGGGAGCAgcgctgccaggggcagggttgCCTTGCAGAGGGCGGCTGGCAGGTGAGGGCCAACGATCGGCGCTTCCATGAGCAGCCTCGCTCCCAGACGAGAGCCTTCCTCTGCCTCCGCCGGAGCAAGTACGCGGTGAGTgccctgccggcccctgggtggcacaggagccctcctgcctgtgccagggcaggcactgcagcagggcacagagctggagctTTGCCTTCCCCGTGCAGGGCAATGCCATCAAGACCTACAAGTACAACCCCATCACGTTCCTGCCCCTCAACCTCCTTGAGCAGTTCAAGAGAGCAGCCAACTTCTACTTCTTGGTGCTTCTCGTCCTGcaggtgagcagggcagggccaggCGGGGCGGGCAGGGGCGCAGGTGCTGCTCCGGCAGCTGGGCGAGTGCCAGGGCACGGCCCCGCT
It encodes:
- the LOC135174512 gene encoding collagen alpha-1(I) chain-like, with product MALQPAPRTPGSGREALGLAGGRLPAGTGLRLALCRGQKGTPCILCPAAEVGTSTTPGGRSHLCSSPASGAGSVSWAAACSSGPSSSRREKAEVWPGILLLLLHGQGRPGAASVQPQRGRAPGPPPSNRSVAEPRGRLRPTAAWPSPGAASVQPQRGRAPGPPPSSRSVAEPRGRLRPTAAWPSPGAASVQPQRGRAPGPPPSNRSVAEPRGRLRPTAAWPSPGAASVQPQRGRAPGPPPSSRSVAEPRGRLRPTAAWPSPGAASVQPQRGRAPGPPPSSRSVAEPRGRLRPTAAWPSPGAASVPPQRGRAPGPPPSSRSVAEPRGRLLFLPRGSRPAAPRQPQAAPAPRRCCSLPQTAAADAEPARPGPVTALPAAPSPAPRSLRGAPGPAGSAGARRLPVRGLPGHVPAAGRGRCRCRFRLSRGPGAGEPRWAQGRGEARGGAAPPLLVLGGGAGPADRGNSSVRSDGGGRGAVGAMRGQRAREAASGAGPRAHSR